The Chitinivorax tropicus genome includes a region encoding these proteins:
- a CDS encoding oxidative damage protection protein gives MARLVQCVKLGREAEGLDFPPLPGELGKRVFENVSKEAWQGWVKHQTMLINENRLSLADSRARKYLQDQLEAYFFGLGADMPQGYVPPQN, from the coding sequence ATGGCTAGATTGGTTCAATGCGTGAAGCTCGGTCGTGAAGCTGAGGGCCTGGATTTTCCTCCGCTGCCCGGTGAATTGGGCAAACGCGTATTCGAGAACGTTTCCAAGGAAGCGTGGCAGGGTTGGGTCAAGCACCAGACCATGTTGATCAACGAAAACCGTCTCAGCCTCGCTGACAGCCGTGCTCGCAAATATCTGCAGGATCAGCTGGAAGCGTATTTCTTTGGCCTGGGCGCAGATATGCCGCAGGGTTATGTACCACCTCAGAATTGA
- a CDS encoding EAL domain-containing protein — protein sequence MRRPYPYIPLRTKLIATTVIVQLVLLLLLVINFSRITEHLTQDIVERRVSELNTLLSAALAPSMMASDFAESADIMEEMRSTGQLDYLVIFDRKGRAVAASGWMLNQPVPASSSLRSVTSGNNHFHAATTLSLAGQVYGELRYGFTIQHVIRSVQELYWQSMMIVGISILLSSWILILFGLPLTKALGRLAQATDALAVGAENVRLPVERNDEIGQLATSFNGMADQLRWRMEALKQNERRLHAIANHTPGCEMWIEPSGRLVWINPEAVRITGFSPEDCMAMPDFPAPLISASDRADMQRRLKEGMAQRSREEVEFCGLKDDGTEYWAIMSWLPIIGHEGEFLGLRASIRDASLEKDSQVVLSQAVIELQHAQAMQQRYLDSAVEEKARLTALLGAMNIGILFVDRHDRVTYHNRALVDQWLLPADFVAAGQPFALVWRTATNLPPQAAPQLSPLALPHPVPDELKMEDGRVILQHCHPVQADTGEALGRVWVFEDITEIRKASERLIFLAERDSLTGLYNRHRFQQDLDRELALAERQGWQCGLLFFDLDEFKYVNDTFGHGAGDQVLIRVAREIELQVRQSEMLYRLGGDEFALLIPDAVLDSIGILAERIVASVAKVKMDFEGQLLRMGTSVGVALYPMHATGGEDLVANADLAMYQAKGAGKNTWRVYSPDQTMMSELVDRWNWSDRIQTALDKGLFELHFQGIYEASRQQLTHLEALLRMRDPDDSSRMIPPGHFIAIAEKTGKIVEIDRWVIRHVITMLAAQPGLPPIAVNLSGRSFDDPAMSEFIARELQTNQIDPARLYVEVTETAAVSDLQDAEQFIDALRRAGCHVCLDDFGAGFSSFTYLKHLKADVLKIDGQFVRNLAQDADSQVFVQGMVAMAHGLGKLTVAEFVEDRATLEMLINFGVDMVQGYYLDQPQANHPALIRVKQT from the coding sequence ATGAGGCGACCCTATCCATATATCCCCCTGCGCACCAAGCTGATCGCCACGACTGTCATTGTCCAGCTGGTGTTGTTATTACTTCTGGTGATCAATTTTTCACGTATCACCGAGCATCTGACACAAGACATCGTGGAGCGGCGTGTCAGTGAGCTGAATACCTTGCTGTCCGCCGCACTGGCACCCAGCATGATGGCCAGCGATTTTGCCGAATCCGCCGACATCATGGAGGAAATGCGCAGTACCGGGCAGCTCGATTACCTGGTGATTTTCGATCGCAAAGGGCGGGCCGTGGCCGCTAGTGGTTGGATGCTCAACCAACCGGTACCAGCCAGCTCATCACTGAGGAGCGTGACCAGTGGCAATAACCATTTCCATGCGGCTACAACGCTCTCGCTGGCTGGACAGGTGTATGGCGAGTTGCGGTATGGCTTCACTATCCAGCATGTGATCCGATCGGTACAGGAGTTGTACTGGCAGAGCATGATGATCGTCGGTATCAGCATTTTGTTGTCGTCCTGGATACTGATCCTGTTCGGATTGCCATTGACCAAAGCCTTGGGGCGGCTCGCCCAGGCAACCGATGCGTTGGCTGTTGGGGCAGAGAATGTCCGCTTGCCTGTCGAGCGAAATGACGAAATCGGTCAATTGGCAACCAGTTTCAACGGCATGGCAGATCAATTGCGTTGGCGCATGGAGGCCTTGAAGCAGAACGAGCGTCGTCTGCATGCCATTGCCAACCATACCCCTGGGTGTGAAATGTGGATCGAACCCAGCGGTCGCCTGGTCTGGATCAACCCAGAAGCGGTGCGCATCACCGGGTTTTCGCCAGAGGATTGCATGGCCATGCCAGACTTCCCGGCGCCATTGATCAGCGCATCTGACCGGGCCGATATGCAGCGTCGGCTGAAAGAAGGCATGGCCCAACGTAGCCGGGAAGAGGTTGAATTCTGTGGGCTCAAGGACGATGGGACGGAGTACTGGGCCATCATGTCGTGGCTGCCCATTATCGGCCATGAGGGAGAGTTTCTCGGGTTGCGGGCCAGTATTCGTGATGCCAGCCTGGAAAAAGACAGCCAGGTCGTGTTATCCCAAGCGGTCATCGAGTTACAGCATGCGCAGGCCATGCAGCAACGATACCTTGATTCAGCCGTCGAAGAAAAGGCGCGGCTGACGGCACTGCTGGGTGCGATGAACATTGGTATTTTGTTTGTGGACCGACATGACCGAGTGACTTATCACAACCGTGCATTGGTCGATCAATGGCTGTTACCAGCAGACTTTGTCGCAGCAGGTCAACCCTTTGCCCTGGTCTGGCGCACCGCCACTAACCTCCCGCCGCAAGCGGCACCACAATTGTCCCCCTTGGCCCTGCCACATCCAGTGCCGGATGAGCTGAAGATGGAAGATGGCCGCGTGATACTGCAGCATTGTCACCCAGTGCAGGCAGATACCGGCGAGGCGTTGGGGCGGGTTTGGGTGTTTGAGGATATCACCGAGATCCGGAAGGCTTCTGAGCGACTGATCTTCCTGGCGGAAAGAGACTCACTGACGGGGCTGTACAATCGCCACCGCTTCCAGCAAGACCTGGACAGAGAGCTGGCATTGGCGGAGCGGCAGGGCTGGCAGTGTGGCCTGTTGTTCTTCGACCTGGATGAATTCAAGTACGTCAATGACACATTTGGTCACGGGGCAGGCGACCAAGTGCTGATCAGGGTGGCTCGGGAGATCGAGCTGCAGGTGAGACAAAGCGAAATGCTATATCGGCTGGGAGGCGACGAATTCGCCTTGTTGATCCCTGATGCCGTGCTGGATTCGATCGGCATCCTGGCGGAACGCATTGTGGCATCGGTCGCCAAGGTCAAGATGGATTTTGAGGGACAATTGCTGCGAATGGGCACCAGTGTTGGCGTAGCCCTGTACCCGATGCATGCCACGGGCGGTGAAGATCTGGTCGCCAATGCTGATTTGGCCATGTACCAAGCCAAGGGTGCAGGTAAAAACACCTGGCGTGTCTATTCGCCAGATCAGACCATGATGTCTGAGCTTGTCGATCGGTGGAACTGGTCAGACCGGATACAGACAGCGTTGGACAAGGGATTGTTCGAGCTGCATTTCCAGGGCATCTATGAAGCAAGCCGACAGCAGCTCACGCACTTGGAAGCGTTGCTGCGGATGCGGGACCCGGATGACTCTTCCCGAATGATCCCGCCCGGGCATTTCATCGCCATTGCTGAAAAGACCGGAAAAATAGTGGAGATCGATCGGTGGGTCATTCGACATGTCATCACCATGCTGGCTGCCCAACCCGGTCTGCCTCCAATCGCAGTCAATCTGTCTGGCCGATCATTTGACGACCCCGCCATGTCCGAATTCATCGCCAGGGAGCTGCAAACCAATCAGATCGACCCAGCCAGGCTGTATGTTGAAGTGACCGAGACGGCTGCGGTGTCTGATTTACAGGACGCGGAACAATTCATCGATGCCTTGCGACGGGCGGGCTGCCATGTCTGCCTGGATGACTTTGGTGCGGGCTTCTCATCCTTTACTTATCTCAAGCACCTCAAGGCGGATGTCTTGAAGATCGATGGTCAATTCGTACGAAATCTGGCGCAAGATGCTGATTCACAGGTCTTTGTACAAGGCATGGTCGCCATGGCGCATGGCTTGGGCAAGCTCACTGTTGCCGAATTCGTGGAAGATCGTGCGACACTGGAGATGCTGATCAACTTTGGGGTGGATATGGTGCAGGGTTACTATCTGGATCAGCCCCAGGCAAACCATCCGGCGCTGATCAGGGTAAAACAGACCTGA